A genomic region of Candidatus Binataceae bacterium contains the following coding sequences:
- a CDS encoding response regulator: protein MSHEIRTPLNLVIGMTGLLLDTKLTPEQGEYAHDVRESGEALLTLINEILDFSKLAASKVQLEEIDFELSAAVEGAVELVAEQARRKGLELTISIDPEVPQALRGDPGRLRQVLLNLLGNAIKFTAHGEVAVQVDNLSENPRGIILRFEVHDTGAGIPEDKLHLLFQPFSQVDASTTRHFGGTGLGLSIARQLVECMGGTMSVSSTPECGTTFWFTVKFARALHVGKQPSERFASFANVKALIVDDNATSLRILGAQLAAWKMEAATAESAEAALDIMRAALASRPFEIVLSDVQMPGVDGIELGRRIKTDPALAATGLILVSSVGTAQDFAQRLQGLEVDAWLTKPIPQSLLYNALLNALVHKQRTRPEKQSVAMADSASAEPSSRAKLPAGRRLRVLLAEDNSINQKMAKFQLKKMGVEVDCVANGREAVEAAIRIPYDAVLMDCQMPEMDGYEATREIRRHEGTERHTRIIALTANALSGDRETCLDAGMDAYVSKPVKPEILEGILAEVVVPDDATAATTPDGASSDTPPSEAAAAVSAAIPPV from the coding sequence ATGAGCCACGAGATCCGCACGCCGCTCAATTTGGTCATCGGGATGACCGGCCTGCTGCTCGACACCAAGCTGACGCCGGAGCAGGGCGAGTACGCCCACGACGTGCGCGAGAGCGGCGAAGCGCTGCTCACGTTGATCAACGAAATTCTGGATTTCTCCAAGCTTGCCGCCAGCAAGGTGCAGCTCGAAGAGATCGATTTCGAGTTGAGCGCCGCAGTCGAGGGGGCCGTCGAGCTGGTCGCCGAGCAGGCCCGGCGCAAGGGCCTCGAATTGACTATATCGATCGACCCCGAGGTGCCGCAGGCGTTGCGCGGCGATCCCGGCCGCCTGCGCCAGGTGCTGCTCAACCTGCTCGGCAACGCGATCAAGTTTACCGCCCACGGCGAGGTCGCCGTGCAGGTCGACAATCTCAGCGAAAACCCCAGAGGAATAATCCTGCGTTTCGAGGTGCACGACACCGGCGCCGGAATCCCCGAAGACAAGCTACACCTGCTGTTCCAACCGTTCAGCCAGGTTGACGCCTCGACCACTCGCCACTTTGGAGGCACCGGCCTCGGCCTCTCGATCGCGCGTCAACTGGTGGAATGCATGGGCGGAACTATGTCCGTGTCGAGCACGCCCGAGTGCGGTACCACCTTCTGGTTCACGGTGAAATTCGCCCGCGCGCTGCACGTCGGGAAACAGCCCTCGGAGCGCTTCGCCTCGTTCGCCAATGTGAAGGCGCTCATCGTCGACGACAATGCGACCAGCCTGCGGATCCTGGGAGCCCAACTGGCCGCGTGGAAGATGGAAGCCGCGACCGCCGAGTCGGCCGAGGCCGCGCTCGACATAATGCGCGCGGCCCTCGCCTCGCGTCCCTTCGAGATCGTGCTGAGCGACGTGCAGATGCCTGGAGTGGACGGAATCGAACTCGGCCGAAGAATCAAGACCGATCCGGCGCTCGCTGCGACCGGGCTGATCCTGGTGTCGTCCGTGGGTACAGCGCAAGACTTCGCCCAGCGCCTGCAGGGGCTCGAGGTGGACGCCTGGCTGACCAAGCCGATACCGCAATCCTTGCTTTATAACGCTCTCCTCAATGCCCTGGTGCACAAACAACGCACCAGGCCGGAGAAGCAGTCCGTAGCGATGGCGGATAGCGCATCGGCCGAGCCTTCATCTCGCGCGAAGCTGCCCGCGGGACGGAGGCTCAGGGTTCTGCTCGCCGAGGACAACTCGATCAACCAGAAGATGGCGAAGTTCCAGCTGAAAAAGATGGGCGTCGAGGTCGATTGCGTGGCCAACGGACGCGAGGCGGTCGAGGCGGCGATCCGGATACCTTACGACGCGGTCCTTATGGATTGTCAAATGCCAGAGATGGACGGTTACGAGGCCACCAGGGAGATTCGGCGGCATGAAGGAACCGAGCGCCACACCCGGATAATCGCGCTGACCGCAAATGCCCTTAGCGGCGACCGCGAAACCTGCCTTGACGCCGGCATGGACGCCTACGTCAGCAAGCCCGTGAAGCCGGAAATCCTTGAGGGCATCCTCGCCGAGGTTGTCGTGCCGGATGATGCGACGGCGGCCACGACTCCCGATGGAGCTTCTTCCGATACGCCGCCGTCGGAGGCGGCCGCGGCGGTCAGCGCCGCAATCCCACCTGTTTGA